The genomic DNA GTCTTTTCTTCTTACCTCTTTTTTGGTCCGAATTATAACAGCTCTTACAACCTCGCTTTTCTTCACCAGTTTATTCGGAATGGCTTCCTTTACGGCCCCAACAATAATATCACCCAGGGAAGCATATCTTTTTCTACTGCCACCCAACACCTTAATGCACATCAGCTTCTGCGCACCGGTATTGTCGGCTACTTCAACCATTGATTGTACCTGAATCATATTAAACTCCCTCTGCCTTTTCTTCTGTCTCTTTTTTTACCGGCTTAAGCACTTCAAGCTCATCTTTCAATTCAATATTTTCCACTGCAGACTTTTTGATTATTTTTACGACCTTCCATTTTTTTG from Candidatus Firestonebacteria bacterium RIFOXYD2_FULL_39_29 includes the following:
- a CDS encoding 50S ribosomal protein L14, with the protein product MIQVQSMVEVADNTGAQKLMCIKVLGGSRKRYASLGDIIVGAVKEAIPNKLVKKSEVVRAVIIRTKKEVRRKDGSYVKFDENAVILINDQLNPRGTRVFGPVARELRDKNFMKIISLASEVV